A DNA window from Arachis hypogaea cultivar Tifrunner chromosome 18, arahy.Tifrunner.gnm2.J5K5, whole genome shotgun sequence contains the following coding sequences:
- the LOC112772435 gene encoding protein LATERAL ROOT PRIMORDIUM 1 isoform X2 codes for MNMLGLRDLVFIAPTYSLHHHHQQGQTIISQDNHHSHGHTNTTNNNDNNNNNNLPFPPSSLSVGLGIFPLITATPCMPQDNNNNVHHDQQHLLVGTNTTTTTNNSYWNLKMCPEVSEHDGGGGDGNNNGDGGGGSIYGPEFRVCQDCGNRAKKDCSYKRCRTCCKGRGYDCSTHVKSTWVPVSHRRARDMAVVAASDGGGAAAALGANKRLRAFGSSQTTTTTNTSHSSTSNATTTKNAEFKQSLPSHVRAPAAFRCHRVSAISNGEDEITYLATVHICGHVFKGFLYDQGADGKNDEVPCVSVLQLGNSGKNNNNGECSSPTPIGVPISAYPASAC; via the exons aTGAACATGTTAGGCCTGAGAGACCTAGTTTTCATAGCACCAACCTATTCCCTTCACCATCATCACCAACAAGGCCAAACCATAATCTCACAAGACAACCACCATAGCCATGGCCATACCAACACCACCAACAACAacgacaataacaataacaataacctTCCTTTTCCTCCATCATCACTCAGCGTTGGCCTTGGAATCTTCCCCCTCATAACCGCCACACCCTGCATGCCACAAGATAACAATAACAACGTTCACCATGACCAACAACACCTTCTTGTTGggaccaacaccaccaccaccaccaataaCAGTTACTGGAACCTCAAGATGTGTCCTGAAGTGTCAGAACACGACGGCGGCGGTGGTGATGGAAACAACAACGGAGACGGTGGTGGTGGTAGTATCTATGGCCCTGAATTCAGGGTGTGCCAGGATTGTGGCAACAGGGCAAAGAAAGATTGCAGTTACAAGAGGTGCAGGACTTGTTGCAAGGGGCGTGGATATGATTGCAGCACTCACGTGAAGAGCACGTGGGTCCCCGTGTCGCATCGCCGGGCACGTGATATGGCCGTTGTTGCTgctagtgatggtggtggtgctgCTGCTGCTCTTGGGGCTAATAAGAGGCTTAGAGCTTTTGGGTCATCACAAACAACTACAACTACTAATACCTCTCATAGTTCAACTTCTAATGCTACCACAACTAAGA ATGCTGAATTCAAACAATCTTTACCGAGCCACGTTCGCGCCCCGGCGGCGTTTAGGTGCCACAGAGTGTCTGCTATTAGCAATGGCGAAGATGAAATTACATACTTGGCCACTGTCCACATTTGTGGCCATGTGTTCAAAGGGTTTCTTTATGATCAAGGTGCTGATGGCAAGAATGATGAAGTTCCTTGTGTTTCAGTGTTGCAACTTGGAAACAGtgggaagaacaacaacaatgggGAATGTTCCTCTCCAACTCCAATTGGGGTTCCAATTAGTGCCTACCCTGCTTCTGCTTGCTGA
- the LOC112772435 gene encoding protein LATERAL ROOT PRIMORDIUM 1 isoform X1 — translation MNMLGLRDLVFIAPTYSLHHHHQQGQTIISQDNHHSHGHTNTTNNNDNNNNNNLPFPPSSLSVGLGIFPLITATPCMPQDNNNNVHHDQQHLLVGTNTTTTTNNSYWNLKMCPEVSEHDGGGGDGNNNGDGGGGSIYGPEFRVCQDCGNRAKKDCSYKRCRTCCKGRGYDCSTHVKSTWVPVSHRRARDMAVVAASDGGGAAAALGANKRLRAFGSSQTTTTTNTSHSSTSNATTTKSLDSTSCHQDAEFKQSLPSHVRAPAAFRCHRVSAISNGEDEITYLATVHICGHVFKGFLYDQGADGKNDEVPCVSVLQLGNSGKNNNNGECSSPTPIGVPISAYPASAC, via the exons aTGAACATGTTAGGCCTGAGAGACCTAGTTTTCATAGCACCAACCTATTCCCTTCACCATCATCACCAACAAGGCCAAACCATAATCTCACAAGACAACCACCATAGCCATGGCCATACCAACACCACCAACAACAacgacaataacaataacaataacctTCCTTTTCCTCCATCATCACTCAGCGTTGGCCTTGGAATCTTCCCCCTCATAACCGCCACACCCTGCATGCCACAAGATAACAATAACAACGTTCACCATGACCAACAACACCTTCTTGTTGggaccaacaccaccaccaccaccaataaCAGTTACTGGAACCTCAAGATGTGTCCTGAAGTGTCAGAACACGACGGCGGCGGTGGTGATGGAAACAACAACGGAGACGGTGGTGGTGGTAGTATCTATGGCCCTGAATTCAGGGTGTGCCAGGATTGTGGCAACAGGGCAAAGAAAGATTGCAGTTACAAGAGGTGCAGGACTTGTTGCAAGGGGCGTGGATATGATTGCAGCACTCACGTGAAGAGCACGTGGGTCCCCGTGTCGCATCGCCGGGCACGTGATATGGCCGTTGTTGCTgctagtgatggtggtggtgctgCTGCTGCTCTTGGGGCTAATAAGAGGCTTAGAGCTTTTGGGTCATCACAAACAACTACAACTACTAATACCTCTCATAGTTCAACTTCTAATGCTACCACAACTAAGAGTTTGGATTCTACCTCTTGTCACCAGG ATGCTGAATTCAAACAATCTTTACCGAGCCACGTTCGCGCCCCGGCGGCGTTTAGGTGCCACAGAGTGTCTGCTATTAGCAATGGCGAAGATGAAATTACATACTTGGCCACTGTCCACATTTGTGGCCATGTGTTCAAAGGGTTTCTTTATGATCAAGGTGCTGATGGCAAGAATGATGAAGTTCCTTGTGTTTCAGTGTTGCAACTTGGAAACAGtgggaagaacaacaacaatgggGAATGTTCCTCTCCAACTCCAATTGGGGTTCCAATTAGTGCCTACCCTGCTTCTGCTTGCTGA
- the LOC112769055 gene encoding phosphatidylinositol 4-phosphate 5-kinase 5-like, giving the protein MNKEQNQIVKAWEAAVRKSAGPKRRAKSIFTPMSVAHVDDDDDDLNSSHDRGFGFGFGIGTMKRGGEESGTHVEKILSNGDFYTGNCLDNLPHGQGKYLWTDGCMYVGEWQKGKTMGKGRFSWPSGATYEGDFKDGHMDGKGTYIGSSGDTYKGCWVMDLRHGNGTQSFPNGDFYDGEWRKGMQSGHGRYQWKNGNHYIGQWRHGLFSGNGTMMWSNGNRYDGCWEEGLPKGNGTFRWGDGSFYVGVWSKDPKEQSGTYYPSGSCAGNLEWDPQELYSVDLDECRLWPCEKVAIYPSHKTLNPAGLEEEEEPTFKKSDACERPRWKSVDGRLSNYSSEDGSSYSYDGSSLGSPLVDPSLPRAPNFRLKPPKRQGETIAKGHKNYELMLNLQLGIRHAVGRPAPSTSLDLKSSAFDPKEKVWTKFPSEGSKYTPPHSSCEFKWKDYCPVVFRALRKLFKVDPADYMLSLCGNDALRELSSPGKSGSFFYLTHDDRYMIKTMKKAECKVFLRMLPGYYKHVRAFENTLVTKFFGLHCVRLTGTAQKKVRFVIMGNLFCSQYPIHRRFDLKGSTFGRTTDKPESEVDPTVTLKDLDLNYLFRLRKAWFQEFCRQVDRDCDFLEQERIMDYSLLVGLHFRGISCGENVTPSSGRSSGTRTPTGYALSCMDFLNCVVGSGNNFDDGALRLFGVDVDPLATDPNRWIHLGISMPARAESTMRRSSVSETPQLVGEPTGELYDIIIFFGIIDILQDYDISKKIEHAYKSFQYDPTSISAVDPRLYSRRFRDFLFRVFVEDKV; this is encoded by the exons ATGAACAAAGAGCAAAACCAAATTGTAAAGGCTTGGGAAGCAGCAGTTAGAAAATCAGCTGGTCCAAAAAGAAGGGCAAAGAGCATTTTCACACCAATGTCTGTTGCCCAtgttgatgatgacgatgatgatttGAATTCAAGCCATGACCGAGGGTTCGGGTTCGGATTCGGAATCGGGACAAtgaaaagaggaggagaagaatcTGGAACCCATGTTGAGAAAATCCTGTCCAATGGCGACTTCTACACTGGAAATTGCCTTGATAACCTCCCCCATGGGCAAGGTAAGTACCTATGGACAGATGGGTGCATGTATGTTGGGGAATGGCAAAAGGGTAAAACCATGGGTAAGGGTAGGTTTAGTTGGCCTAGTGGTGCAACCTATGAGGGTGATTTCAAAGATGGTCATATGGATGGTAAGGGTACTTATATTGGTTCATCTGGGGATACTTATAAGGGTTGTTGGGTAATGGATTTGAGACATGGAAATGGGACTCAAAGTTTTCCCAATGGGGATTTCTATGATGGGGAATGGAGGAAAGGGATGCAAAGTGGTCATGGTaggtatcaatggaagaatgggAACCATTACATTGGTCAATGGAGGCATGGTTTGTTCTCAGGGAATGGGACAATGATGTGGAGCAATGGGAATAGGTATGATGGTTGTTGGGAGGAGGGCTTGCCCAAAGGGAACGGAACCTTCCGCTGGGGCGATGGAAGCTTCTATGTTGGGGTTTGgagtaaggatccaaaggaacaGAGTGGGACTTATTATCCATCAGGATCTTGTGCTGGAAACTTGGAATGGGATCCTCAAGAGCTTTATTCAGTTGATTTGGATGAATGCAGGTTGTGGCCGTGCGAGAAGGTGGCTATTTACCCTTCGCACAAGACGTTGAATCCGGCCGgcttggaggaggaggaggaaccgACGTTTAAGAAGAGCGACGCCTGCGAGCGGCCGAGGTGGAAATCCGTCGACGGAAGGCTTAGTAATTATAGCTCTGAAGATGGTTCTTCTTACTCTTATGATGGAAGTAGTTTGGGAAGTCCTCTTGTTGATCCTTCGCTTCCAAGAGCTCCCAATTTCAGGCTTAAGCCCCCTAAACGCCAAGGAGAGACTATAGCTAAAGGTCATAAGAATTATGAACTCATGCTAAATTTGCAACTAGGTATCAG ACATGCTGTTGGAAGACCTGCTCCTAGTACATCTCTTGATCTAAAATCTTCTGCATTTGATCCCAAAGAAAAAGTATGGACAAAGTTTCCATCAGAAGGGTCCAAATACACACCACCTCACTCATCTTGCGAGTTTAAATGGAAAGACTATTGTCCGGTAGTGTTTAG GGCTCTAAGAAAATTGTTCAAGGTTGATCCAGCTGATTATATGTTATCGTTATGTGGGAATGATGCCCTTCGGGAACTCTCATCGCCAGGAAAAAGTGGTAGCTTTTTTTATTTAACCCATGATGACCGATACATGATCAAGACCATGAAGAAAGCAGAATgtaaa gtTTTTCTTAGAATGTTGCCTGGTTACTACAAACATGTTAGAGCTTTTGAGAACACTTTAGTCACCAAGTTTTTCGGCCTCCATTGTGTTAGATTAACGGGAACAGCTCAAAAAAAG GTTCGATTTGTCATCATGGGAAATCTATTCTGTTCACAGTACCCCATCCATAGGCGCTTTGACTTAAAAGGTTCAACCTTTGGTCGAACAACTGATAAGCCTGAATCTGAAGTAGATCCTACCGTAACACTCAAGGACCTtgatctaaattatttatttcgattGCGGAAGGCTTGGTTTCAAGAATTTTGCAG GCAAGTGGATAGGGACTGTGACTTTCTTGAGCAGGAGAGGATTATGGATTATAGCTTGTTGGTTGGTCTTCACTTTCGGGGAATATCGTGTGGTGAAAATGTTACGCCTTCTTCTGGCCGCAGTTCAGGCACTCGAACCCCAACTGGTTATGCCTTGTCTTGCATGGATTTTCTTAA CTGTGTTGTAGGGAGTGGTAATAATTTCGATGATGGAGCCCTTCGCCTTTTTGGAGTGGACGTCGATCCCCTTGCAACAGATCCTAATCG GTGGATTCACTTAGGAATAAGCATGCCAGCACGAGCTGAATCTACAATGCGAAGAAGTAGCGTTAGTGAGACTCCTCAGCTGGTTGGAGAACCAACAGGGGAGTTATATGACATCATCATTTTCTTTGGCATTATAGACATATTACAAGACTATGACATAAGTAAAAAGATCGAGCACGCTTACAAATCGTTCCAGTACGATCCCACCTCCATCTCCGCCGTCGATCCAAGGCTATACTCTAGACGGTTTCGcgatttcctcttcagagtttttGTAGAGGACAAGGTTTAG